One region of Prosthecobacter debontii genomic DNA includes:
- a CDS encoding LLM class flavin-dependent oxidoreductase: MNPPVIRTPERRAEIAWFSALCGDDYEYLGVPDGRLRSNYEHCGSLVKRADEHGFQNILLPSGWIVGQDALTFAAAMAPQTRQINQLVALRMGEVWPPMLARAIATVDHIAQGRLCLNIISSDMPGQKESNEVRYARSSEIIQILQKLWTTDGPFEWKGAHYQFSLPNCEAAKPYQQNGGPLLYFGGISPIAQDLCAKHCDVFLMWPETEDRLAETMRGMSEKAASYGRTLDFGLRIHVIVRETEAEARAAADKLISKLDLEKGQEIKNRSMDSQSAGVLRQDELRSKSKDLFIEDHVWSGIGLARSGCGSAIVGDPDQVLAKLNRYMDMGMRAFILSGYPHLDECDLFARYVLPKLPTCRLNEVQSRRVSNPATPLTTAPRH, translated from the coding sequence ATGAATCCACCAGTCATACGCACTCCTGAACGCCGGGCTGAGATCGCTTGGTTCTCGGCTTTATGCGGAGACGATTACGAGTATTTGGGTGTGCCTGACGGTCGCTTGCGCAGCAATTATGAGCATTGCGGGAGTCTCGTGAAGCGCGCCGACGAGCATGGCTTCCAAAACATCCTCCTGCCGTCAGGATGGATTGTAGGGCAGGATGCGCTCACCTTTGCAGCGGCCATGGCACCTCAAACACGGCAGATCAATCAACTCGTAGCCCTGCGGATGGGGGAAGTTTGGCCGCCCATGCTGGCAAGAGCGATTGCCACCGTGGATCACATAGCTCAGGGGCGCCTCTGCCTGAACATCATTTCCTCCGACATGCCAGGGCAAAAGGAGAGCAATGAAGTGCGCTATGCGCGCAGCAGCGAAATCATTCAAATCCTGCAAAAGCTCTGGACGACGGATGGACCGTTCGAGTGGAAAGGTGCGCACTATCAGTTTTCCCTGCCGAACTGCGAAGCGGCTAAGCCCTATCAACAGAACGGCGGGCCGCTGCTTTACTTTGGGGGTATTTCACCCATCGCTCAGGATCTATGTGCCAAACATTGTGATGTTTTCTTGATGTGGCCAGAGACCGAAGATCGGTTGGCGGAGACGATGCGGGGTATGTCTGAAAAAGCGGCCTCCTACGGGCGCACCCTGGATTTTGGGTTACGCATTCATGTCATCGTTCGCGAGACGGAAGCTGAGGCTCGTGCAGCGGCGGATAAACTGATTTCAAAACTCGATTTAGAGAAAGGCCAAGAGATCAAAAATCGATCCATGGATAGCCAGAGTGCAGGGGTTTTGAGGCAAGATGAGCTTCGCTCGAAGAGCAAAGATCTTTTCATTGAGGATCATGTCTGGTCAGGCATCGGGCTCGCGCGCAGCGGCTGCGGAAGCGCCATTGTAGGAGATCCCGATCAGGTCTTGGCGAAGCTCAACCGCTACATGGACATGGGCATGCGTGCCTTCATCTTGAGCGGTTATCCTCACCTGGATGAGTGCGATCTTTTTGCCCGATATGTCTTGCCAAAACTGCCGACTTGTCGGCTGAATGAAGTCCAAAGTCGGCGGGTTTCGAACCCTGCGACTCCTCTTACCACGGCTCCCCGTCATTGA